A part of Geothermobacter hydrogeniphilus genomic DNA contains:
- a CDS encoding alpha/beta fold hydrolase, whose protein sequence is MQQLQGFFNIDGVSLEYRLFQPRQATDPTLVFLHEGLGCVAMWKDFPLQVARLTGCRVLVYSRAGYGRSDSCPLPRPLSFMHDEGLRVLPKVLTAAEIERAVLVGHSDGASIALIHAGGCADPRLRGLILMAPHVFVEDLTLAGIRAARAAWQTTDLRDKLHRYHGDNVDCAFLGWNRAWLDPDFADWNLENYLPAINIPVLLIQGEQDDYGTIRQLEKIVAQLPQQTKTVMLPACGHSPFRDKPTETLQLVSEFLQQHFLSAAANPSQPDVPSR, encoded by the coding sequence TTGCAACAATTACAGGGGTTTTTCAACATTGACGGCGTTTCGCTGGAATACCGGCTGTTCCAGCCCCGGCAGGCGACCGACCCGACCCTGGTTTTCCTCCACGAGGGTCTCGGGTGCGTCGCCATGTGGAAAGATTTTCCTCTCCAGGTCGCGCGGCTGACCGGGTGCCGGGTTCTGGTTTACAGCCGGGCGGGCTACGGCCGATCGGACTCCTGCCCCCTGCCGCGGCCGCTGTCCTTCATGCACGACGAAGGGTTGCGCGTGCTGCCGAAAGTCCTGACGGCCGCTGAAATCGAAAGGGCCGTCCTGGTGGGGCACAGCGACGGCGCCTCGATTGCCCTGATCCACGCCGGCGGCTGTGCCGACCCGCGCCTGCGGGGACTGATCCTGATGGCCCCGCACGTGTTTGTCGAAGATCTCACCCTGGCCGGCATCCGCGCCGCGCGGGCCGCCTGGCAGACAACTGACCTGCGCGACAAACTGCACCGCTACCACGGTGACAATGTTGACTGCGCCTTCCTCGGCTGGAACCGGGCCTGGCTGGATCCCGATTTTGCCGACTGGAACCTGGAAAACTATCTGCCGGCAATCAATATCCCGGTCCTGCTGATCCAGGGCGAACAGGATGATTACGGGACGATCCGACAGCTGGAAAAAATCGTCGCGCAGCTGCCACAACAGACGAAAACGGTCATGCTGCCGGCATGCGGCCATTCACCCTTTCGTGACAAGCCGACCGAGACCCTGCAGCTGGTCAGCGAGTTCCTGCAGCAGCATTTTCTTTCTGCAGCAGCAAATCCGTCACAGCCGGACGTCCCGAGTCGGTGA
- a CDS encoding ABC transporter substrate-binding protein: protein MSEKNETGISRRDFVIKGSVATAGLAAASVLGPASFAIGGQARVKVGILLPYTGTYAKLGTNIRDAMKLRFAEAGNKLGGREIEFVDIDSEAKPAKAQQLTDKLIRKENVDFLVGPVHSVVGMAMVKMARGKGPITVIPNAGADQLTGVLCAPNVFRTSFSSYQMGFPGGPAVLEDGHKRVVLMYWNYGFGKQVAAAFKKSFLPAGGTIVKEIPTPFPKVDFQAYLTELAALKPDAVYTFYAGGGAVKFVKDFAAAGLKKSIKLYGAGFLTEGLGAAQGDAAEGVRTILHYADTLDNPANHRFRKAFRDATGARADVYAVQGYDAGELILRGMNAVKGDTGARAEMIRAMESAEIDSPRGRLRFSQSHNPIHDIYLREVVNGENRVVRVAARDQDDPATGCSNA, encoded by the coding sequence ATGAGCGAAAAGAACGAGACGGGAATCTCCAGACGTGATTTTGTCATCAAGGGGTCGGTCGCGACCGCCGGACTGGCCGCGGCCTCCGTGCTGGGCCCGGCAAGCTTTGCCATCGGCGGCCAGGCCAGGGTCAAGGTCGGCATCCTGCTGCCCTACACCGGCACCTATGCCAAGCTGGGCACCAACATCCGCGATGCCATGAAGCTGCGCTTTGCCGAAGCGGGCAACAAGCTCGGCGGACGGGAGATTGAATTTGTCGACATCGACAGCGAGGCCAAGCCGGCCAAGGCCCAGCAGTTGACCGACAAGCTGATCCGGAAGGAAAATGTTGATTTCCTGGTCGGCCCGGTTCATTCGGTGGTCGGCATGGCGATGGTCAAGATGGCACGGGGCAAGGGCCCGATTACCGTCATCCCCAACGCCGGCGCCGACCAGTTGACCGGGGTTCTCTGTGCTCCCAATGTCTTCCGCACCTCCTTCTCCAGTTACCAGATGGGCTTCCCCGGGGGACCGGCAGTCCTGGAGGACGGCCACAAGCGGGTGGTGCTGATGTACTGGAATTACGGTTTCGGCAAGCAGGTCGCCGCGGCCTTCAAGAAGTCCTTCCTGCCCGCCGGGGGCACCATTGTCAAGGAGATCCCCACCCCCTTCCCGAAGGTCGATTTCCAGGCCTACCTGACTGAACTGGCGGCGTTGAAACCGGACGCGGTCTACACCTTTTACGCCGGCGGCGGCGCGGTCAAGTTCGTCAAGGACTTTGCCGCCGCGGGACTGAAAAAATCGATCAAGCTCTATGGCGCCGGCTTCCTGACCGAAGGCCTGGGCGCGGCACAGGGCGACGCCGCCGAAGGGGTGCGCACCATCCTGCACTATGCCGACACCCTGGACAATCCGGCCAATCACCGCTTCAGAAAGGCCTTCAGGGATGCCACCGGAGCCCGCGCCGATGTCTACGCGGTGCAGGGCTACGACGCCGGCGAGTTGATCCTGCGGGGGATGAACGCGGTCAAAGGCGATACCGGGGCCCGCGCCGAGATGATCCGGGCGATGGAAAGTGCCGAAATCGACAGCCCGCGCGGCAGGTTGCGCTTTTCCCAATCGCACAACCCGATTCACGACATCTACCTGCGCGAAGTTGTCAACGGCGAAAACCGTGTTGTCCGGGTCGCCGCCAGGGACCAGGACGATCCCGCCACCGGGTGTTCCAACGCGTAA
- a CDS encoding transposase translates to MNYNPDIHHRRSIRLRGYDYSRPGAYFVTICAQNRECLFGDVVDGVMVLNDFGRVVKDCWHGLPTHYCHVALDESVIMPNHFHGIIILMPIDPIPVGAGLKPARTESARTDIKRHGLSEIVRGFKTFSARYINEIRNAPGVKLWQRNYWERVVRDEDELNRIREYIRTNPVRWEMDQLYPGQP, encoded by the coding sequence ATGAATTACAATCCTGATATCCATCACCGTCGTTCGATTCGATTGCGCGGCTACGATTATTCACGGCCAGGGGCCTATTTCGTGACCATCTGCGCGCAAAATCGGGAATGTCTGTTCGGGGACGTTGTGGACGGGGTGATGGTGTTGAATGATTTCGGCCGGGTGGTGAAAGACTGCTGGCATGGTTTGCCGACTCATTATTGTCATGTGGCATTGGATGAATCGGTGATCATGCCCAACCATTTTCACGGGATTATCATATTGATGCCCATCGATCCCATACCCGTAGGGGCGGGTTTGAAACCCGCCCGTACAGAATCCGCCCGTACAGATATTAAACGACATGGGTTATCGGAAATTGTCCGTGGGTTTAAAACATTTTCGGCGCGTTATATCAACGAAATCCGCAACGCCCCCGGGGTGAAATTATGGCAACGCAATTATTGGGAACGTGTTGTACGCGATGAAGACGAATTGAACCGGATTCGCGAATACATCCGCACCAATCCCGTTCGATGGGAGATGGACCAATTGTATCCGGGACAACCGTAG
- a CDS encoding branched-chain amino acid ABC transporter permease encodes MSAKARSLLLAALLVLTLFPLFGSSFYVGLLTRILILAIFAMSLDLLIGYTGLVSFGHAAFFGIGGYALAIAFQDAVTIHLWQALPLSLAAAALAALVVGWISIRTSGIYFIMITLAFGQMFFYYFFESPRYGGDDGIFLFFKPVLMIGSENILNLENETTFYYFALGCLVTGYLLLAMILRAPFGKVITAIKANEHRVRALGYSINRYKLVSFVLAGTLAGLAGFLEGAHSGYVNPSYMSWHASGIAIAIVVLGGMGTLYGPIVGAFIVVLLQDFLPSLTEHWQLLFGGIVISVALFLPRGATSLLPRILSRRQTTRPDSPPPEDGPREPADG; translated from the coding sequence ATGTCCGCGAAAGCCCGGTCTCTGCTGTTGGCGGCGCTGCTGGTCCTGACCCTGTTTCCGCTATTCGGCTCAAGTTTCTATGTCGGGCTGTTGACCAGGATTCTCATCCTGGCCATTTTTGCCATGAGCCTGGACCTGCTGATCGGCTACACCGGCCTGGTCAGTTTCGGCCACGCCGCTTTTTTCGGCATCGGCGGCTACGCCCTGGCCATCGCCTTTCAGGATGCCGTGACAATCCATCTCTGGCAGGCCCTGCCTCTCTCGCTGGCGGCGGCGGCACTGGCCGCCCTGGTGGTCGGCTGGATCAGCATCCGCACCAGCGGCATCTACTTCATCATGATCACCCTGGCCTTCGGCCAGATGTTTTTCTACTACTTCTTCGAGTCACCCCGCTACGGCGGCGATGACGGCATCTTCCTGTTCTTCAAACCGGTGCTGATGATCGGCTCGGAGAACATTCTCAACCTGGAAAACGAGACCACTTTCTACTATTTCGCGCTGGGCTGTCTGGTGACCGGCTATCTGCTGCTGGCGATGATCCTGCGGGCTCCCTTCGGCAAGGTCATCACCGCCATCAAGGCCAACGAACACCGGGTCCGGGCTCTCGGCTACTCCATCAACCGCTACAAGCTGGTGAGCTTCGTACTCGCCGGAACCCTGGCCGGACTGGCGGGATTCCTCGAAGGGGCCCACAGCGGCTACGTCAACCCCTCCTACATGAGCTGGCACGCGTCCGGAATTGCCATCGCCATCGTCGTCCTCGGCGGCATGGGAACCCTCTACGGCCCGATCGTCGGCGCCTTTATTGTCGTGCTGCTGCAGGATTTTCTGCCCTCGCTGACCGAACACTGGCAACTGCTGTTCGGCGGCATCGTCATCTCGGTGGCCCTGTTCCTGCCCCGGGGGGCGACCAGCCTGCTGCCGCGAATCCTTTCCCGGCGACAGACAACACGGCCCGACTCTCCGCCTCCGGAAGACGGCCCGCGGGAGCCTGCCGATGGCTGA
- a CDS encoding ABC transporter ATP-binding protein → MMRPAEVPILEAEELHTYYGASHILHGISLSIRAGETLSLMGRNGMGKTTLLRSLLGLTPPRRGTVKIHGRDMTGAPPQQIVRQGIAFVPEDRGIFPNLTVRENLIMAARPGPTGRRDWDLTRILDTFPRLAERMSNMGNHLSGGEQQMLTVGRALMTNPDLLLLDEATEGLAPLIRKEIWSVVRTIRQSGIAVVIVDKDIKALLKLADRNIILSKGRIVYEGDSADLAAKPEIHTRYLGV, encoded by the coding sequence ATGATGCGACCCGCGGAGGTGCCGATCCTTGAAGCCGAAGAGCTGCACACCTATTACGGCGCCAGCCATATCCTGCACGGCATCAGCCTCAGCATCAGGGCGGGAGAAACCCTGTCCCTGATGGGCCGCAACGGCATGGGCAAGACCACCCTGCTGCGCTCGCTGCTGGGCCTGACCCCGCCGCGCCGGGGAACGGTGAAGATCCATGGCCGCGACATGACCGGCGCCCCGCCGCAGCAGATCGTCCGGCAGGGCATCGCCTTTGTTCCCGAAGACCGCGGCATCTTCCCCAACCTGACGGTCAGGGAAAACCTGATCATGGCGGCCCGCCCCGGTCCCACCGGCCGCAGGGACTGGGATCTGACCCGGATACTCGACACCTTCCCCCGCCTGGCGGAACGCATGAGCAATATGGGCAACCATCTCTCCGGGGGGGAACAGCAGATGCTCACCGTCGGCCGGGCGCTGATGACCAATCCGGATCTGCTGCTCCTGGATGAGGCCACCGAAGGTCTGGCCCCGCTGATCCGCAAGGAAATCTGGTCGGTGGTCCGAACCATCAGGCAGAGCGGCATCGCCGTCGTCATCGTCGACAAGGACATCAAGGCGCTGCTGAAATTGGCCGACCGGAACATCATTCTCAGCAAAGGCCGGATTGTTTACGAAGGTGACTCGGCAGATTTAGCCGCGAAGCCCGAAATCCATACCCGGTACCTGGGAGTCTAA
- a CDS encoding 4Fe-4S ferredoxin: protein MSRKKKTTEELGSARWVENLIHEFWATSPQNTLANGTGEKAWDKPLIGFARADHPLFRQYAADFAPFYWTPEQAFQLAFPEAPATAEELSVISWVLPQTAATRTDQAQVDKVPAERWARSRDFGERFNCALRLHLAAVLTAAGYPAAAPERLPDFGFRRSERFGLASNWSERHTAHAAGLGTFGLSDGLITRRGKAIRIGSVVARIDLPGTPLPYDHHQAWCLWHTRGICRECVRRCPADAISDAGHDKDKCFAYIQQVTAPYAQQTFGTEATPCGLCQVGIPCEARIPA from the coding sequence ATGTCCAGAAAAAAGAAGACGACGGAAGAACTCGGTTCGGCCCGCTGGGTGGAAAACCTGATTCACGAATTCTGGGCGACCAGCCCGCAGAACACCCTCGCAAACGGCACCGGCGAGAAGGCCTGGGACAAGCCGCTGATCGGCTTCGCACGTGCCGACCACCCCCTCTTCCGGCAGTATGCCGCAGATTTCGCTCCCTTCTACTGGACTCCGGAGCAGGCCTTTCAACTGGCCTTCCCGGAGGCTCCGGCAACCGCGGAGGAGCTGAGTGTCATCAGCTGGGTGCTGCCGCAAACGGCCGCCACCCGGACCGATCAGGCCCAGGTCGACAAGGTTCCCGCTGAGCGCTGGGCCCGGTCACGGGATTTCGGCGAACGCTTCAACTGCGCCCTGCGCCTGCACCTGGCTGCCGTGCTGACCGCGGCGGGCTATCCGGCCGCCGCCCCGGAACGTCTCCCCGATTTCGGATTCCGGCGCTCCGAGCGTTTCGGGCTGGCCTCGAACTGGTCCGAACGGCACACCGCCCACGCCGCCGGGCTCGGCACCTTCGGCCTCAGCGACGGGCTGATCACGCGGCGCGGCAAGGCGATACGCATCGGTTCGGTGGTCGCCCGCATCGACCTGCCCGGTACCCCGCTCCCCTACGACCATCACCAGGCCTGGTGCCTGTGGCACACCCGGGGAATCTGCCGGGAATGCGTCCGCCGCTGCCCGGCAGACGCCATCAGCGACGCCGGACACGACAAGGACAAATGTTTCGCCTACATCCAGCAGGTGACCGCCCCCTACGCCCAGCAGACCTTCGGCACCGAGGCCACCCCCTGCGGTCTGTGCCAGGTCGGCATCCCCTGCGAGGCACGGATTCCGGCCTGA
- a CDS encoding feruloyl-CoA synthase, which translates to MSSAEFAAVDFAPPHVALEGSPETGFIFSSALPLQPYRENLGQMLRHWAEQTPDRLFLAERAADGGWRRLTYAEVNQQADAIAQALLDRKLGPYRPVMILSGNAVDHALLMLGCFIAGVPVVPVSVPYSLLSRDHLKLRFICEEICPGMIYVADAEQFAAPLAALNLDGIEIVASRGSLPEQATTPFADLLATPVSAEVDKALAQVGGKTVAKILYTSGSTGQPKGVINTHGMLCANQQMLAQIWPFTDRTPPVLVDWLPWNHTFGGNHNFNLVLNQGGSLYIDDGKPAPGLVEKTVRNLAAISPTIYFNVPVGYAMLLPFLEQDEKLRNCFFKDLQLIFYAGAALPQDLWERLEKVAVQATGRKVMMTSSWGSTETSPLATAAHFPLEKAGVIGIPCPGVALKMVPNGDSFELRVKGPNVTPGYFRRPDLTAAAFDEEGYYLIGDAGRFVDPDEPARGISFAGRVAEDFKLMSGTWVRAGLLRVAVLEAAAPVLQFALVTGHDREEVGILGWPNLAACKKLCDGIAEEIPAAELIRRPEITGHLRRALTRFNAAQQGSATRIGRVMLMSEPPDSDAGEITDKGYINQRAALQRRQALVEQLYADPPGAAVIILS; encoded by the coding sequence ATGAGTTCCGCCGAATTCGCCGCCGTCGATTTTGCCCCGCCGCATGTCGCTCTCGAAGGATCCCCGGAGACCGGGTTCATCTTCTCCTCCGCGCTCCCGCTGCAGCCTTACCGGGAAAACCTCGGCCAGATGCTGCGCCACTGGGCCGAGCAGACTCCGGATCGGCTCTTCCTCGCCGAGCGCGCTGCCGACGGCGGCTGGCGGCGGCTGACCTACGCCGAGGTCAACCAGCAGGCGGATGCCATCGCCCAGGCCCTGCTCGACCGGAAACTGGGCCCCTACCGACCGGTGATGATTCTCTCCGGCAACGCCGTTGACCACGCCCTGCTGATGCTTGGCTGCTTCATCGCCGGGGTGCCGGTGGTGCCGGTCTCGGTCCCCTACTCCCTGCTGAGCAGAGATCATCTCAAGCTGCGCTTCATCTGCGAAGAAATCTGTCCGGGGATGATCTACGTCGCCGACGCCGAACAGTTCGCGGCACCGCTGGCCGCTCTCAACCTGGACGGAATCGAGATTGTCGCCAGCCGGGGGTCCCTGCCGGAACAGGCGACCACCCCCTTCGCCGACCTGCTGGCAACCCCGGTCAGCGCCGAGGTCGACAAGGCGCTGGCCCAGGTCGGCGGCAAAACGGTCGCCAAGATTCTCTACACTTCGGGCTCGACCGGGCAGCCCAAGGGGGTGATCAACACCCACGGCATGCTCTGCGCCAACCAGCAGATGCTGGCGCAGATCTGGCCCTTCACCGATCGGACCCCGCCGGTGCTGGTCGACTGGCTGCCCTGGAACCACACCTTCGGCGGCAACCACAACTTCAACCTGGTGCTCAACCAGGGCGGCAGCCTCTACATCGACGACGGCAAGCCAGCACCGGGGCTGGTAGAGAAGACGGTCCGCAATCTCGCCGCAATCTCGCCGACCATCTATTTCAACGTCCCGGTCGGCTACGCCATGCTGCTGCCGTTCCTCGAGCAGGATGAAAAACTGCGCAACTGTTTTTTCAAGGACCTGCAGCTGATCTTCTACGCCGGCGCGGCCCTGCCGCAGGATCTCTGGGAGCGGCTGGAGAAAGTGGCCGTCCAGGCGACCGGCAGGAAGGTGATGATGACCTCCTCCTGGGGCTCGACCGAAACTTCGCCGCTGGCCACCGCCGCTCACTTCCCGCTGGAGAAGGCCGGGGTGATCGGCATCCCCTGCCCCGGCGTGGCGCTGAAGATGGTCCCCAACGGCGACAGTTTCGAGCTGCGCGTCAAGGGGCCGAACGTGACCCCGGGCTATTTCCGCCGACCGGACCTGACCGCGGCCGCCTTCGACGAGGAAGGCTATTACCTGATCGGCGACGCCGGTCGTTTCGTCGATCCGGATGAGCCAGCCAGAGGCATCTCCTTCGCCGGGCGGGTGGCCGAAGACTTCAAGCTGATGAGCGGCACCTGGGTGCGGGCCGGCCTGCTGCGGGTGGCGGTGCTGGAGGCGGCCGCACCGGTGCTGCAGTTCGCCCTGGTCACCGGTCACGACCGGGAGGAGGTCGGCATCCTCGGCTGGCCGAACCTGGCAGCGTGCAAAAAATTGTGCGACGGCATCGCCGAGGAGATTCCGGCCGCGGAACTGATCCGCCGACCGGAAATCACCGGGCACCTGCGTCGGGCCCTGACCCGCTTCAACGCCGCGCAGCAGGGTTCGGCAACCCGCATCGGCCGCGTCATGCTGATGAGCGAACCGCCCGACAGCGACGCCGGAGAAATCACCGACAAGGGCTACATCAACCAGCGCGCCGCCCTGCAGCGGCGTCAGGCGCTGGTCGAGCAGCTCTACGCCGACCCGCCCGGGGCGGCGGTGATTATCCTTTCCTGA
- a CDS encoding branched-chain amino acid ABC transporter permease yields the protein MELSFYLVQLLNAIQYGFLLFLVASGLTLLFGIMGIINLAHGSFYMIGAYLAYWLAGATGNLWLGILLGLPIALLVGYLVERFAISFLYKRDHLYQVLLTFALILIFNELQQILWGTDVHSVAIPALLAGSIPLTENQSYPIYRLFISAVCIVIAGGMSWVIQKTRLGMMIRAGASNREMVQSLGIDVNRLFALVFSLGVALAAFAGMLAAPVDSVYPGMGENVLIISFVVVVIGGTGSIKGAFIGAMLIGLVSTFGKVLLPEMASVMAYALMALILLWRPQGLFGRAH from the coding sequence ATGGAACTCTCTTTTTACCTGGTCCAGCTCCTCAACGCCATCCAGTACGGATTCCTGCTGTTCCTGGTCGCCAGCGGCCTGACCCTGCTGTTCGGCATCATGGGAATCATCAACCTGGCCCACGGCTCCTTCTACATGATCGGCGCCTACCTGGCCTACTGGCTGGCCGGGGCCACCGGCAACCTCTGGCTCGGCATCCTGCTCGGGTTGCCGATTGCACTGCTGGTGGGCTACCTGGTGGAGCGGTTCGCCATCTCCTTTCTCTACAAGCGTGACCACCTCTACCAGGTGCTGCTGACCTTCGCCCTGATCCTTATTTTCAATGAACTGCAGCAGATCCTCTGGGGCACCGATGTTCACAGCGTGGCGATTCCAGCCCTTCTGGCCGGATCGATCCCGCTGACCGAGAACCAGAGCTACCCGATCTACCGCCTGTTTATCTCGGCCGTCTGCATCGTCATCGCCGGCGGCATGTCCTGGGTGATTCAGAAAACCCGCCTGGGAATGATGATCCGCGCCGGGGCGAGCAACCGCGAGATGGTCCAGTCCCTCGGTATCGATGTCAACCGGCTGTTCGCCCTAGTCTTCAGCCTCGGTGTGGCGCTGGCGGCGTTCGCCGGGATGCTGGCGGCACCGGTCGATTCGGTCTACCCGGGAATGGGAGAGAATGTGCTGATCATCTCCTTCGTCGTGGTGGTGATCGGCGGCACCGGCTCGATCAAGGGAGCCTTCATCGGCGCCATGCTGATCGGTCTGGTGAGCACCTTCGGCAAGGTGCTGCTGCCCGAGATGGCCAGTGTCATGGCCTACGCGCTGATGGCATTGATTCTGCTGTGGCGGCCGCAGGGCCTGTTCGGGAGGGCTCACTGA
- a CDS encoding benzoate-CoA ligase family protein, producing MKNHTVEVVSSPDGEVLKFAPVFNVAVPFIDRHLEEGRADKVVIRTNRGVEVSYAALAENVNRCGNALLDLGIARGERVIMIVKDCAEFFYCFWGAIKAGLIPVPVNTLLRAKDYAYIIADSGCSAVVYSPEFAAEVETALDQLESRPSHCLRVEGTGGSLQTLIASASAELQPAPATAEDDCFWLYSSGSTGNPKGAVHRHRDMVVTSEFYGVRVLGIRENDVCFSAAKLFFAYGLGNGMTFPLWVGAGTVLYDARPTPQTVFETIEQFKPSLYFGVPTLYAAQLQALETGSSDLSSVRLCVSAGEALPSDLFKRWQQKTGLVILDGIGSTELLHIFISNREDDINPGSSGRLVPGYEARILDENDNPVPQGESGRLWIRGDSTARCYWNNPEKTAQTMVDGWLDTGDTYILDRQGYYHYCGRNDDMLKVGGIWCSPFEIEAKLIEHPRVLEVAVVGRADDAGLVKPEAHIVLHNPDDAGEDLETELLAHCKSGLAPYKYPRWFRFVAELPKTATGKIQRFKLRS from the coding sequence ATGAAGAACCATACCGTTGAAGTGGTCTCATCACCTGACGGAGAAGTGTTGAAGTTCGCCCCGGTCTTCAATGTCGCGGTTCCCTTTATTGACCGCCACCTGGAGGAAGGCCGTGCCGACAAGGTCGTGATCCGCACCAACCGGGGCGTCGAGGTCAGCTATGCCGCGCTGGCCGAAAACGTCAACCGCTGCGGCAACGCCCTGCTTGACCTGGGGATCGCCCGGGGCGAGCGGGTGATCATGATCGTCAAGGACTGCGCCGAGTTTTTCTACTGCTTCTGGGGAGCGATCAAGGCGGGGCTGATCCCGGTGCCGGTCAACACCCTGTTGCGGGCAAAGGACTACGCCTACATCATCGCCGACTCCGGCTGCAGCGCGGTCGTCTATTCCCCGGAATTCGCGGCGGAAGTCGAAACGGCCCTGGATCAGCTCGAATCCCGCCCTTCCCATTGCCTGCGGGTCGAGGGGACAGGCGGCAGCCTGCAGACCCTGATCGCATCCGCGTCCGCCGAGCTGCAGCCGGCACCGGCTACGGCGGAGGATGACTGTTTCTGGCTCTACTCTTCGGGATCGACCGGCAACCCCAAAGGCGCCGTGCATCGTCATCGGGACATGGTGGTCACCAGTGAGTTTTACGGTGTCCGGGTCCTCGGCATCAGGGAAAATGATGTCTGTTTCTCCGCCGCCAAGCTCTTTTTTGCCTACGGCCTCGGCAACGGCATGACCTTTCCATTATGGGTCGGTGCCGGCACCGTCCTTTACGACGCCCGCCCCACGCCGCAAACCGTTTTTGAAACCATCGAGCAGTTCAAACCCAGCCTCTATTTCGGGGTCCCGACCCTCTATGCCGCCCAGCTGCAGGCCCTCGAAACCGGATCCAGCGACCTGTCCTCGGTCAGGCTCTGCGTCTCCGCCGGCGAAGCCCTGCCGTCCGATCTCTTCAAGCGCTGGCAGCAGAAAACCGGGCTGGTCATCCTCGACGGCATCGGCTCGACCGAACTGCTGCACATTTTTATCTCGAATCGGGAAGATGACATCAATCCCGGCTCCAGCGGCCGGCTGGTCCCCGGATATGAGGCCCGGATCCTTGATGAGAACGACAACCCGGTGCCGCAGGGGGAAAGCGGCCGTCTCTGGATCAGGGGCGACTCCACGGCCCGCTGCTACTGGAACAACCCGGAAAAAACCGCGCAGACCATGGTCGACGGCTGGCTCGACACCGGCGACACCTACATCCTCGACCGCCAGGGCTACTACCACTATTGCGGCCGCAACGACGACATGCTGAAGGTCGGCGGCATCTGGTGCTCGCCGTTCGAGATCGAGGCCAAGCTGATCGAACATCCCCGGGTTCTCGAAGTCGCGGTGGTCGGCAGGGCGGACGATGCCGGGCTGGTCAAACCTGAAGCCCACATCGTCCTGCACAATCCCGACGACGCGGGCGAGGACCTGGAGACCGAGCTGCTGGCCCATTGCAAATCCGGTCTGGCACCCTACAAGTACCCGCGCTGGTTCCGGTTTGTCGCCGAACTACCGAAAACCGCCACCGGCAAGATTCAGCGCTTCAAGCTGCGTTCCTGA
- a CDS encoding ABC transporter ATP-binding protein, with protein sequence MADTILRTDHLSKSFGGLVAASNVSLDFERGQVHAVIGPNGAGKTTLINLLSGDLQPDDGSILFNGKNITRLPPDRISQLGIGRSYQKTNIFNEFSCYENCWVAAQSRLKSSMRFFRPANRLQAVRERAEKALELCGLSHRRDTRAAAMSYGEQRQLEIGMMLATEPELLLLDEPLAGMGREESRRVIELLRRLAAKHTLILIEHDMDAVFAIAEKLTVMVNGRVLETGTVEQIRNSRAVQDVYLGEEEADG encoded by the coding sequence ATGGCTGATACGATTCTGCGCACCGATCATCTGAGCAAGAGCTTCGGCGGCCTGGTCGCGGCCAGCAACGTCTCCCTCGATTTTGAACGGGGCCAGGTCCACGCCGTCATCGGCCCGAACGGAGCGGGGAAAACCACCCTGATCAACCTGCTCTCGGGAGATCTGCAGCCCGATGACGGCTCCATCCTGTTCAACGGCAAAAACATAACCCGTCTGCCGCCCGACCGGATTTCACAGCTCGGAATCGGCCGAAGCTATCAGAAAACCAATATATTCAATGAGTTCAGCTGCTATGAAAACTGCTGGGTCGCCGCCCAGTCGCGCCTGAAATCGTCGATGCGTTTTTTCAGACCGGCAAACCGCCTGCAAGCGGTACGGGAACGGGCCGAGAAGGCGCTGGAACTCTGCGGCCTCAGCCACCGCCGTGATACCCGGGCGGCAGCGATGAGCTACGGTGAGCAGCGCCAGCTCGAAATCGGCATGATGCTGGCCACCGAACCGGAACTGCTGCTGCTCGACGAGCCGCTGGCGGGGATGGGCCGTGAAGAATCACGCCGGGTGATCGAGCTGCTGCGGCGTCTGGCCGCGAAACATACCCTGATCCTGATCGAACACGACATGGATGCCGTCTTCGCGATTGCCGAAAAACTGACCGTGATGGTGAACGGCCGGGTTCTGGAAACGGGAACCGTTGAACAGATCCGCAACAGCCGGGCAGTGCAGGATGTCTATCTCGGCGAAGAGGAGGCCGACGGATGA